A window from Mytilus galloprovincialis chromosome 8, xbMytGall1.hap1.1, whole genome shotgun sequence encodes these proteins:
- the LOC143042206 gene encoding uncharacterized protein LOC143042206: protein MLSVCNSTSQQTTDTKFGKFPTGSAISYQQKLSSHYILNILDEDFPILPVDNVMLNTLQVALDRNKTTSFNAIQVSMDETRTIEVMTRLQSNDPRWHAVRRDRLTASVAGDIVKRRADNEPLVARLKTTRKVVTESMRHGLTFEAVAADSYAKLQNENVNIFPSGIIVSPFSPWLAASPDRKLYNPAMLPPYGLLEIKCPVKPLVDCLYLRKDDDGNLTLKKNHNYYQQVIMQLAVTGLKWCHFYVWRADEQHLETIEFDDEEWGRMKTKLDLFYFNYFLD from the exons ATGCTTTCGGTCTGCAACAGTACTAGCCAACAAACCACAGACACAAAATTTGGTAAATTTCCTACAGGGTCTGCAATAAGTTACCAACAAAAGCTGTCATCCCATTATATATTAAATATCCTAGATGAGGACTTCCCAATACTGCCAGTAGATAATGTCATGCTAAACACTCTACAAGTTGCCTTAGACAGGAATAAAACTACTAGCTTCAATGCAATTCAAGTCAGTATGGATGAGACAAGGACCATAGAAGTGATGACAAGACTCCAGAGTAATGACCCTAGGTGGCATGCTGTTCGTAGAGACAGGTTGACAGCATCAGTTGCTGGTGACATAGTCAAGAGGAGAGCTG ATAATGAACCGTTAGTAGCAAGACTAAAAACAACAAGAAAAGTGGTGACAGAGAGTATGCGTCATGGGTTGACGTTTGAGGCAGTGGCTGCAGATTCTTATGCCAAA TTACAGAATGAAAATGTGAACATTTTCCCCAGCGGAATAATTGTCAGCCCATTCTCACCTTGGTTGGCAGCAAGTCCGGACAGAAAATTGTACAATCCAGCCATGTTGCCACCATACGGACTGCTTGAGATCAAATGTCCAGTGAAGCCGCTGGTTGATTGTTTGTACTTAAGAAAGGATGATGATGGTAACCTGACATTAaagaaaaatcataattattatcAACAAGTGATTATGCAACTTGCTGTCACTGGTCTTAAGTGGTGCCATTTTTATGTTTGGAGGGCTGATGAGCAACATCTGGAGACCATAGAATTTGATGATGAAGAGTGGGGAAGAATGAAGACAAAACttgacttattttattttaattattttttggatTAA